The genomic stretch ATGTTCAACCTGCCCGGTCAGACTAGCGCGATCTGGAAGCGTGACTTGCTCCAGGCGGTTGCGCTGCGTCCTTCCGGGCTCGACGTCTACGAGACGGTGATGGCGCATTCTACCGCGCTTCACCGTCAGGTGATGCGTGGCGAGCTGCGCCGCGAACGCGATCCACGGGTCTTGGCGTTCAATTACTTGCTTGCCGAGAGCATCCTTGGCGAATCGGGATACCAGCAAAAAAACCTGTTCGTGTGGAATCGGGAGGGATTCGAAAACAAGCTGCTCGACAGCCAGAGTGACCTGCGCGACCACTCAGTCCACATTGTGGGCGCCGGCCTAACCGCCTATAGCGTGATTGACGGCCAAGCGTTCATCAACGAGGCCGGGCTCAAGGCATATATCGGTCGGGTGCGCGGCACCGGTCACGGGATCAAATGGAGTCACCAGTGCACCCCGCGCGAAGAGCGGGAGCGCTTCATGATCGCCTCGCTGGAGGAGTTCCGCTTCAATCGCCGCCGGTTCGCCGAGTGCTTCGGCGAGGATATGGACCAATTATTCGCGACCCAGCTGCGCTCGTTTTCGTCTCGTAGGCTGATCGAGCCGGAGCCGGGAGGCTATCGATTGACGCCGCTCGGGCGCGCCTGGGCCAGCACGATGTCGATCGAGTTCTATGGTGAGCCGGCGTTGCGTGAGATCCTCGGCGCGAGGCTGCGCCACAACTACTTCGGCGGCATGACTACCGAAGAGGAGTTCGATCTGCCACTGTTCGCCGCCTACCATCCGCGACAGGTGCTCAGCGGGTGGAACGACTTCTCGATCGTCCTGGATTTCGTGGGGCTGCTGGAACGACAGAACCCCACGTGGCGACGAAGCATGGTGGCGATGCTGCTCGGCGCGGTGGGGCGTTATGGCCTGCCGGCGATCGCTTGGTGGTGTCAGACGCTGTTGCGGCAACTCGGGAGGCATCGCTCCCCCGCCCCCGGACTGCAATCGCCCATGCCGTTGGGGCCGTCGAGGCCACTGGTCCCGATCAGCCCCCGTCGCCGCGATTCAACCGAGCCCGATGCCCCAAGAAGAGTACGCGGGCGTTGAACGCCTTCCGGACTGTGATCGTCGGCGGCGGATTGGCTGGGATGACGGCCGCCCACGAGCTCGTCCGCCAAGGAATGGAAGTCATCCTGATTGAGGCCGGCCCGCGCCTCGGTGGCAAGGCCGGCGCTGATAGATTTGGAGATGATTACCAGGAACACGGCAATCACTTCTTTCCCGCCTGGTACCTGAACACGCGGCGCTTGATGGACGAGCTGGGGATCCTAGGCAACTTGGTGGACATGACCCGGCTTCACCAGCTGCGGCGCGGCCTCTACCCACACTACCAGACCCTCTTACTGCCCACGCGACTCTCGTGCATCCCGCGCAACATTTTTGCCGCCGGTCATCTGCCCTGGAGCGACTCGGCGCTGTTGGTGTTTTCTTTTCTCGACCTGGCGTGTCAGGGGCACTGCGACGACGCCGAGCTCGACGACTTGAGCCTCGATCGGTTCTTGGCCACCCGCTCCTATGGGGACAGTCGGGTGCGCCGCGGCGCCGACGCCATGCTGGTGGAGTCAATCGCCACGCCCGCGGGGCGCTTCTCCGCCAGCACCATGCAGTCCATCGTGCGCTGCTGGCTGCGTTACCGCGTGCCAATGTATTCAGTCTTGAATGCCGATCTACAGCGCGGGCTCATCGATCCCTTCGAGCGGACCCTGCGCGCGCTCGGCTGCCGCATTGAGCTGGACACGCGCGTGGATGGCCTGGTGCGCAGCGGCAGATCGCACGGTCAGGCCAGAATTGACGGAGTGCGGGCGAGCGGTAAGGTGATTCGGGGCGACGTGTTCGTGAGCGCGCTGCCAAGCGGGGTGCTTTCTCGCATCATGGACCCGGAGTTGCTCGAGGACGCACGGATCTCCGGCGTAACACGACTCGAATCGGTTCCCATGGGCGCAATGACGGTCTATCTTCGCCGGCCCATCGCCGGTCTGCCGCCGGAGCATGTGATCCTCGCGGAGTCCCGGTATGCGCTTTCCTTCATCGACGTGTCGCAGACTTGGGGTGGCTGTCCGGGATCCGTGCTCACGTTGAACATCGGAGATGTAGCCTCGCTAATACCGCTTCCGCACGACCAGGCGGCGGAATGCGTGATCGACGAACTGCGGAGTTTCGTGAGCGAGATCCGAGCCACCGATGTGGACCGCCATCACCTGCGCCTGAATACCGACACTCCGCTACTGGCCAACTCGATCGGCAGCTGGCGGCACCGCGCGACGGCCGGGCACACCGCCATCCCCAACCTGTTCTTGGCCGGGGACCATTGTCGTTCGGGGGTTAATGTCACCTCCATGGAGGGCGCAGTGGCAAGCGGGTTGTCGGTGGCGCGGGCCATTCTCGCCGAGCGCGGCCTCCCGGCGCGCCGAGAAGTGCTGGAGCCAGTGCCGCCTCCGCTCGGTCTGCTGCGGGGATTCCGTGCATTGCTTCTGCCTGGGATGCATCTGCTCGGCGCGTGGAGGCAGATGCGTGGCGCGAGATGACCGACCTTCCGCTGGAATCGGCAGGCATCGCGGATTATTCAGCAGACTCCCACATCCTTTGCTCCCAAAATGGCACTAGTGTCATGATTCAGAAATAGCTTTACAATGTGGCGAGAGTAGGCTACTTTCACCGCACTATGTGGAAACCAGCGAGAGCACTGCGAATCAGCGAGCATGACCGAGAGGTCCTCGAGGCGCTCGTTCGGTCGGGCAAGACGGCACAACGCGTCGTGCTTCGGGCGAACATCGTGCTGGGCGCCGCGCGGGGTCAGTCGAACAACAGGCTCGCGCAGGAACTGGCGGTCTCCCGACCGACGATTCTTCTGTGGCGGGACCGGTACAGGCGAGCCGGTGTTGACGGCTTGTTGAAAGACGCGCCTCGTCCGGGGCGCCGCAAGAGAGTCGGAGCGCAAAAGGTGGAGTCGATCTTGAACGCGACGCTGAACACGACGCCAAGAGACGCGACCCACTGGAGCACACGGACGATGGCGCGCGCGCAGAAAGTCAGTGCGGCGACTGTTCAAAGGATCTGGCAAGCGCACGGACTTCGCCCCCACCGAGTAAAGACTTTCAAGCTGAGCCGCGATCCGGAGTTCGTCAGCAAGCTGCGCGACGTCGTGGGTCTGTACCTGAACCCTCCGGAGACGGCCGTCGTGCTTTGCGCGGACGAGAAGAGCCAGATCCAGGCGCTTGATCGCACCGCGCCGGTGCTGCCACTGCGGCCCGGCCTTCCCGAGCGGCAGACTCACGACTACATCCGACATGGCACCACAACGCTCTTCGCGGCGCTGAACGTCCTCGATGGCACCGTGATCGGAACGTGTCAGCCGAAGCACCGGCACGCCGAGTTCATGCAGTTTCTTGACCGCATCGATCGCGCGGTGTCGCGACGCCTCGCGATCCACCTCGTGTTGGACAACTACGGGACGCACAAGCACCCCGAAGTGAAGCAGTGGTTCGCTGAGCATCCGAGGTTCCATGTCCACTTCGTTCCGACGAGTTCGTCTTGGTTGAATCTCGTGGAACGATGGTTCGCAGAAATCTCCCGCAAGAGGATCCGTCGAGGAACCTTCCGCAGCGTTCCCCAGCTCATCCTAGCGATCATGGAGTACACCCGGGAGAACAACCGGAACCCGCGACCGTTCATCTGGACTGCGAGCGCTGCGACAATCATGCGCAAGATCCGGCATTGTAAAGAAGCGTCAGAGGCAGGACACTAGATGAGCACGGCGGCACACTCTACGACGTCAACGGCTAATTCCCTCAGGGCGGGTCCGGTCGTCACCGTCCTCGGGGGAACGGGTTTCGTCGGCGGCCATCTTGTCCATCGACTTCTCCAAACCAATGCAGTGGTGCGCTGCTCGTATCGCGACCCTCGGAACGCCCAGCTCATTCGCCGCCTCGGGGCCGACCCCACATACGTGGATCTGCTGGATCCCGGAAGTCTGGCAACTGCGATTGCGCGTAGCGACGTGGTCGTCAACCTCGTCACCACGATCCACAGGGACCGGCTGCGAAGAACTTTGTACGACGGCGCCGCCAACTTGAGACAGGCGCTCCTCTCGCAGGGAGTCCATCGCGTCATTCAAATGGACGCTCTCGTTCCCCAGGATATCGCTTTGACGAGCGACGCCTCTTACATCTACTGGAAGCGCCGCGGGGCGCTTCTTTTGGCAGAACCTCCCCTCGTCGCGACGACGCTTCACGCGTCCATCATCTTCGGACGGGGCGACCAACATCCCTCGGCGATCGCCGCCGCTATGCGGTATCTTCGAAGGGCACCCGTTCCAAGGGGCCCCGCCTTGATGACGCTGTTCCAACCAGTTTTCGTCGGGGACGTAGTAGACCAGATCTGCGATCTCATACTCCTTTCCCCGGCTCCCAGGTCCTCTGGAATAAACATCGTTGGACCCGACGTACTGTCGTACGCAGAAATCGTCGAGATCGTATGCGACGCCCTCGGGATGCCAGTTGCCACTATTCATGTCCCCTTGGTGGCGGCGAGAGCGGCTTTGTATTGTCTTTCATGCTGTCTCAGCTACAGCCCGTTGACCGAGGGGCTCCTCGATATGATCGGCATCGATAGCACTGCTTCCGCGTGTTTTGAGGCGGCCGGCAGCGAGACGGTGACTCGAGTCACGTCGTTCCGCAGCACGTCCGACTACTTACGAGACTTTGGTGTGGATGACATAAGAGCCTGGCTGAATGGTACGCCTCGTAGCCTACACTACTTCGCGCACTCGAGTCTTGCGATTCGCAGAGGTTAAGAATAGACGAGGAGTCTATGACAGAGCCCATTCTTGTCGTCGATCACGTGAGCAAGACTTATGGGAGCGGCAACAGACTCGTCGAAGCGATCAGGGATATTTCGTGCACGGTCATAAAGAACGAGTTGCTGCTTATCACCGGAAGAAGCGGCTCCGGGAAGTCGACGCTCCTTTACATCATGGGTGCACTTGAAAGCGTGTCCGCGGGAAAGGTCCTTTATAGAGGTGTTCCACTTCCGACAACTGAGTCGGAGCTTGCGATGTTCCGTCTTCGTCACGTTGGCTTTGTATTTCAAAGTTTCCAACTCATTCCGACGTTAACCGCGGCCCAGAATGTTGCCGTCCCAATGCTGCTCAGGGGTGTCGCATGGCAGGTCGCGAGGGATCGATCCGAAACTCTCCTGCACTCCGTCGATCTCGGGGGTCGATCGAGCTTTCCTGCGGGGGAGTTGTCGGGAGGCGAGTGTCAGCGCGTGGCCATTGCGCGCGCCTTGGCCAACGATCCAAGTATTGTGTTGGCGGATGAACCTACGGGGAATTTGGATTCTCGCACTGGTGCACTCGTGATGGACCTCCTCGCAGGTTTGTGTAGGGAACGCCACTGCGCCGTGGTTGTTGTAAGCCACGACCCCACAGCAACCCGTGTGGCGTCGCGTGTCATTTCACTTCTCGATGGACGGGTTGTAGGTACTTTATGACTGGCATGCTGTCTCGGGCCCGCCTGTCGATTCTTCTAGTGAGTGGGCTTGTTGCGCGAGACCCGGGTCGTAGCTTAGGAACTGTGGCCGGCATCATGTTTGGCGTGTGTGGCCCGATCGCCGTGATTTCGGTGAATCACAACATGGTTCGATCGTTCGAACTCACCTTCGCAACTACCGCCGGAAAGGCGGACCTGCAGGTATTTGCGGTCGGAGGCGAGCATGTCCAATGGAATCTAGTGGATCGCATTCGGAAGCTGCCAGCTGTGGCGCTTGCCGTACCCGTCGTCAGGGGTTCTGGTTACCTGAGAGCGCACGGGGACGTTCTACCTCTGCAGTTCTACGGGATCGAGCTTCCCTCCGACCTCGGTGTTCGCGAGTACCACCCAAAGCTTGGTAACTTGCCTACCGCTATTCAGGACGACTGGGTACTTATCTCAAGTATCCTGCACGATAAACTCGATGCCACTCCAGGGTCCGACATCGTGCTCCTGTCCGCGGCTGGACGCGCGGAGAGCCTGCGCGTTCAGTGCGTGCTCAGTCCGATCGGCCTGGCGAGCCTCAATGATGGAGCGGTCGCATTCGTGTCTCTCGCGAAAGCACAACACCTTGCTGGTCTCGGTCGGGAAGTCACGGCAATCGACATCGTACTACGAAGAGCCGTGAACTTCGATGCTGCCCGTCAAACCATTCAAGCGATCTTGCCACCATCGACTTATGTTGACAAGCCGACGCAGCGAACACGTTTCGTGGAAGATGTACTCGCCAGTTTCTCACTGTTTGCAATCCTGTCCGCATCCGTCGCCGTCGCGGCCGGAGCCTTTGTAGTCTACGCAAACGTCAGCGTTGCCGGCAGGCGCAAACGCGTGCAGGCGGGCATAGTTCGTGCCCTTGGTGGGTCTAGGCAATTCCTGCAAGTCATTGCGTGGCTTGACACGATTGTGATCTCGATCATCGGCAGCGGGCTGGGTGGCGCCGCCGGCATTATTGCTGCCCGCTTGTCCAGCAAGGTGGCGCTTCAGGAACTCGCTGTTCTTCTTGATGTCTCTCCACAGTTCGATGACCGACCGTGCGGAGTCTTGCTGCTTGCGTTCGGTTTGGGCTTCTTCGGATCTGTCAGTGCCGCTGTCGTCCCAATAGTCACACTTCTGCGGGTGTCGCCCTTGAGCGTTCTTCATAAACAACTGGACGCTCCTATGCCACACGGGCGACGATCTCTTCGCGTGGCTATAGCCGTATTTGCAGTGTCGTTGATCTGCTTCATCTGCATTCTTCGGTACTCAGCGCTTCTTCCGAGGTGGCTAGAGGTCGATATTGGCGCGGCAGCGCTCGTAGGAGGGGCAACCGCAGTGTGGATCGCCTCGACGTCTTTCATCGAGAGTGTAGCCGGCGTTCTCGGCGCGTCGGTGACTGACAAGCACGGCGCCATCGCCGAGCTCACGCTCACGAATCTGAGGGCAAACCCCGGCCGCTACGCCGCTACGGTTAGCGTTTTCGCGATCTGCATTGGCTTCGTGGTCGGCCATGCATGCTTCGAGGCCAGCTTCTCTGCATACCTGCGGAACTGGATGGAGAGATCGCTCGGGTGGGACGTGAGAATTGGACGAGGCGTCACCGGGCCCGTAACGGCGCAACGACCATTCGACCAAGGCGCGATCGCACGAGCAGTCGCGGCCGCAACCAAGTCTCTCGTGAGCCCGCAGACATTTGTTGAGGCCGCGACCGTCGACGGAGATCCGATCTTGTTGTCAGTCTTTGTCATGTTAGACCTTCCGAAATACGCAGCGCTACCGATTCTGAAAGGGTCGAAGGATGCGTTCCAACGAGTCACAGAAGAAGTGGGGGTTATCGCGCCATCGTCAACAGCGCGGCAGTATGCATTGACTGCTGGGTCGACAATCACGATACGCACCTCGCTTGGTCCAAGAACGGTGCCCATCGTAGCGGTCGTTGATTCGTTCAGCCCGCTACCAGAGCTTTACGTCGATCGAACATTTCTCGACCGCTACTTTCCGAATCTTCGAGATCGGGTTGACTTCGTCGTGGTAAAGTTCAACGGTGGCGACCGACTGGAATCGGTGGTCGCCGCTCTGTCCGATGCAGATCAGTTGGATGGTGAATTGCAGATTCAAGAACTCGACGAGTTTCGAAGAACCGAGACTCGAAAGGTCGAGGCGTTGCTCGGCCAGATTCGAGCCCTCACCATGTGTTGTCTGCTTGTGGCTTGTCTTGCGCTAGGGAACTGCATTACCTTGTCGATCTTGGACAGAAAGAGGGAACTTGCGACGCTTCGTGCCATTGGAGCTTCGCCGGCTCGAGTGTTCTTGATCATTCTTGCTGACGGGAGTCTCGTGGGGTTAATTGGTCTTGGTTGTGGGGTCGCGATCGGCTTGGGTCTTGGTCTCGCGTTGATCCAACTCTGCGTTGCTTATTCCGGATTGCAGATCGTTCCAGTCTTTCCATACATCCGGATTGGCTTTACGATCTGCGCCACTGCGGGCTCGGCGCTTCTCGCGGTAGCCTTGCCGGCATTTCATGGAGTTGCGGGTCTCGGATCTCCTGACTTGCGAGACGAGTAGCCGAGGTCAGGGAGTGTACTGCGAAGCCAGTTGTTGCCTTATGGGACTGTCAGTCGGTTGAGGGAAACCGGAGGGTGTCAATGCTGTCTAGACTAGCGGTGGTGATCACAAGCGGGGTCTTCTTGCTTTCTGGGACAGAGTCGGGAATTGCGCTACGATTTGCGCCGCCGGACGGGTCCATGACAACCTATGACATCGACGCGAGCGAGACCATTGGAACATCGCAAGAGGGGCGCGGAGAGAGGTGGCGAGGGACACTTACGCTCCAATATCGGACCCCGGCGAATGCTATCGGTACCAAATGCGAGGGCCTATGGCGTAGTTTGGATGTGTCGTCGGTTCCGACACCGTTGTCAGATGACGCAGAGCGTGCCAAGAAACAGCGCACGTCGGGGATCAGCATGACGATTTCCTCGGATGGCCGCGTGACCGAGTTACGTCCGTTTTGGATGATTCGTCTCCCAATTGGATTCGCGGCGAAGGTGGTCTCGATTGGTGACAGGTGGCAGTTGTCGGGCGACTTGGACAACGAAGTGCATGTGTTGACTACGCACAAGTTGGCAACAGTCGAAATGAGTCGCGGGAGGCGTATTGCGTGTGTCGAATTTGTTCAGGACTTTATGAAGCCCCCCGTATGGGATGATCAGAATCGTTGGGGAGGGAAATCAAGGATAGAGAGTTCGGGGAGCTATTGTGTCGAAGTTCAGACTGGCGTCATCGAGTCGGTCAGATGGCGGGGTCACGTGGACCACCCGACAGCTAGCGCGCAGGAGTACCTGGTTCACCACTGGTCGGCCCAATGGAGTAGACGGTAGAAGTCGGCACGTTGTGGATGAGCTGGGTGTCTCTCCGACACCCGACGCTCCAGGGCTCACGCCGCGAGCTCCGGAGTCACCTCCTCTTTGAGCGAAAGAAGATCGACCACGCCGCTTTTCGACGGGGTCGAGGTGTTGGACGTGAAGGGCGGCAGCCCGTTGACCCCGAGGGCCTCCTGAAGCGCCTCAGTCTGCTCGCGGCGGTTGAGCCTGTAGCCCTGATGCGAGCGCCGGGTGTTCTAGTACTCGAGGAACCCGTCGAAGTGTGTCTGGATCTCCTCAGGCTCCGTGTACGAGGTCGTCCGGTTCTGCAGCCGGAGATACTCGTCGCGAAGAGTGCGGTTCATCCGCTCGGCGAACTCGTCCGTTCTCGGAGTGCGGGCGCGGGTGGTCCGGTGCTCAACGCGTTCCATCGGGAGGAGGAGCTCGTAAGGATGCGATTCGGGTTTGCCGCAGAACTCGCGGCCGTTGTCGGTGAGAACGTCGCCGAGTGTGCCATCGATCGCCTTGTAGAAGGGCAGCATGCGCTCGCGCAGGAAGTCGCACGCGGTGATGGGGAACTTCGACGTGTAGACCTTCGCGAAGGCGAGCGAGCAGAACATGTCCACGACGACCTGCACGTAGACCTTGCCGACTCCCTTGAGCGTGCCCCAGATGAACATGTCCTGGTTGAGGAGCTCTCCCGGGCGGGAAGACTCCAGTCGCTGCAGAAGTACCACCACTACTTCGGGTCGTCGCTCACCGCGGCGTTTCCGTTCGGGTCGGGGCGGGAGCTGCCTTTGTGGGAGGTTGCGGCGGAGCTGTCTCGGCGCCTGACGCGCCTCTTCATCAAGGACCCGGTGAGGCGGCGGCCGGTGCTCGGGGATGTGGAGAAGTTCCAGAGCGATCCCCGGTGGAGGGACCACATTCCGTTCCACGAGTTCTTTCACGGGGACACGGGAAGGGGACTTGGCGCGAGCCACCAGACGGGGTGGACGGGGTTGGTGGCCAAGCTGATTCAGCAGAGCGGGGAGTAGCGACTCCCTCCGCCCCGCGCTCCTACTTCCCCTTCCCCCCGCCCCACACCGCCATCGTGTCCGCCGACCCCTGGCTGCGCACCCCGTTGTCCGTGAGGATTTCCTCCGTCGCGGCAGAGGCGTCCGCGCGCGGGAGGACGATCGCCTCCGACATCTGCCCCTCGAACTCGAGCGTGATGAACTCGTCCTTCGCGTCGCGCAGGACCTCCACGAGGTGAGCCAGGTTCCGGATCTTCGTGCCGTTGACGGAGGTCACCATCTGGGTGACGGGGTTGGAGTATCCCTTGGACAGGCGGTGGGGGAAGAACGGCGAGGAGACGATGACGATGGCCTCCCCGTCGAACGCCGGCCGGTCGAGCATCCGCCGGAGCCACGGGCTCGTGAAGAAACGCATCATCTCGTTGGAGCTCAGCCCGCTGTTCCTGGCGCCGGCGACGTACTGCGCCGTCGCGGTCGAGAAGACGAGCGGGCCGTAGACGAAGTACGAAGGGTACGCCCCCTCGAGATCCGGGACCAGCGACGGCCGCCGCGTCGCGACGGGAACCTGGACGTCGATCTCCTTCCCCTCGCGCACGATCCGCAGCGGGATCTTCCCGCCGCGGGCGACCTTCTGCACCAGATACTGGAGCTTCACGCGAAGGTTGGGGCCGATCTGGATCATCCCCTGGTCGTCCACGGGGGTGTCGCCGATCCGGGTGATGAGATCCCACTCCTTGAGGGGATAGTCCGGCACGCCGCCCGAGATGTCGTGCACGACGATCCCCTCCGCGCTCTTGCCGAGGCGGAGGTAGGCGCGCAGGGAATCGTTCTCGAGAGTCTGGAGGCCGTCGTAGAGCGCCGGCTTGCCGTCGTAGCGCCCGTCGGCCACATCCTTGAGGAAGAGCTCGATCTCCTCGCAAGGGATGATGTACCCGATGTTCTCGGTCCCCCCGCCGAGCCGGCTGAAGGCGAGGCCGATCATCCGGTCGCCCACGATGGCCGGCCCCCCGCTGTTGCCGGGGTTGATGGCCGCGTCGATCTGGACCCGCAGACCCGAGACCCACTGCGTGTAGTTCGTGAACTCGATGCGCGAGACGATTCCCTTCGTGATCGAGAGGCTGTCGCCCCCCGTGGGGTAGCCGTACGCCATGACGGCGTCCTTGATCTCGGGGAGGGTCGTCGCCCGCGCCAGGGGCGGGTGCGTCGCGAAGAAGGACTCGTCGTCGAGCTTGAGGACCGCGAGGTCGATCCCCGGCGCGATCGACTCGACCGTCGCGGTGAGCTTGTCCGCCGACTGGTTCGCCAGGACCTGGACCTGCCCCGCGTAGAGGACCACGTGGGCGTTCGTCAGGATCCGCTTACCCTCGATGACGACGCCGCTCCCGGTCACGTCGCTCGGCGCCTGCCGGGTCCAGGGCTTGAAGGGGTCGGGGAGGCGGAGCGTGGCGAAGACCTTGACGACGGAGTTCGACACCGCGTCGCGCCCCGGCTCGTCGGCCCCGCGGGCCATCGGCGCGGCAACGCATGAAAGGAAGAGGGCGACAGACGCGATGCGGACGTGGGCTTGCCTGGTCAAGAGGTGCCTCCCAGCGTGTGAGGTCGTGGCGTGGCGCGCGCGAGCGCGCGAGTATTCCACAGGGCGCATGAATCGAGGCGACCTCACACCACCCAGCACGCCACCGCCTGCTTCCTGAGGAACTCCCGGGCCTGGGGCCCCTGAAGGTACGCGAGGGTCGACAGCGTCCCGGCCTCGACGCACGTCGCGGCCATCACCGTCACCGAGCGCGGCGCCCCGGCGACGGGCCACCCCGTCTTCGGGTTGAGGATGTGGCCGAGGCGCGTCCCCTTCCACATCACGAACCTCCGGGCGTCCCCGGAGGTGGCGAGCCCTCCGGCCGGAAGCTCGATCCGGTGAATGGCCGCCTCGCCGGTCTTCGACGGATCGTCCACCCCGACGCGCCACGGCCGCCCCCCGCGGCGGCGCCCCGAGGCGAAGAGATCCCCGCCGAAGTTCACGAGGAAGGCCGCGTCGCACACGGCGGCGATGAGCGACGCCGCCCGATCGACCGCGTACTCCTTGCCGATGCCGCCGAGGTCGATCTCCATCCCGGCCGGCATCGTGAACGACGGCCGCCACCACGAGACGCGGTGCCACCCGACGAGTTTCAGAACTTCCTGGATCTCCGGCTGGGACGGCACGTGATCCCCGCCGTCGAACTTCCAGAGGCGACGAAGAACCCCCGACGTGATGTCGAAGAGGCCGGAAGACATCTCGTGGCACGTGGCGGCGTACTCGATGAGGTGGGCCGTCTCGTCGTCGACCTGGATGGCGCGCCCGCCGGCGTGGTTGATGGCGTGGACGACGTTCCCGGGAAGGTACCGGCTGAACTTCGCCTCGACCCGCGCGGCCTCCTCCTCGGCGAGGCGGAGCGCGCGATCGGCGAGCGCGGCGTCGTCGGTGTCGACGAGGACCTCGCAGGGTGAGGCCATCGCCCGGAACCGCCCGACGTGGTAATCCTCGACGCGAGCGGTCCTCACGTCACGGCCCGCTAGAACTTCAGCGAGTAGTCGACGAGGATCGTGGCGGTGTTCACTGTCGGGTAGAGATCGAAGGTGCGCTGGATCCCCACCGCCCCGGCGGGATGATGATCTCCCATGAACCCGACGTACTCGACGCGGAACCGCCACTCGCCCGAGGTCGGATCGAGACGCAGCCCGAGCGTGGCGCCGGCCGTCACGGTGGTGAGCTTGCCGAGGCGGATATCTGCCGTCGCGAAGTCGGGAAGCGGGGCGCCGGCGACGAGCTGCGGCGTGAAGAAGTCGGCGGCGTTCTGCGTGTAGTACCGGATGTGGGGCTCGAGCCAGACGTTGTCGGTGACGTCGTGGCGGTAGCGGACGTCGACGGTGTGCGCGCCGAGCTTCCAGTCGTCGGTGTAGTAGCGGTACGAAGCCGAGAGGACGTCTTCCGTGAAGTGGTACACCGAGGAGAGGAGCACGCTCGTGCGCGCTCGCGTCGACGGACGTTTCTCGGTGAGGGCGGCGGTCGAAAAGCCGGTCGCAGGATCGATGAGGCTCAGGGTCTTGTAGGGCTCGGTCAGATAACCCGACTCCGTGATGCGCGAGCCGGTGACCGAGACGAGCCACCGTCGCGAGAGGATCTGGGAGACGCCGAGCAGGTAGCTGGTCACGCGCTTGGG from Acidobacteriota bacterium encodes the following:
- a CDS encoding radical SAM protein, with the translated sequence TTDRHLQQIMELIHEVFPLAAPQTTFEGHIGTLTRDKMRFVRSLGFNRLSAGVQTFDPELRRVLNLTPTLDEIRGCLDAARDEGLDDFNLDMMFNLPGQTSAIWKRDLLQAVALRPSGLDVYETVMAHSTALHRQVMRGELRRERDPRVLAFNYLLAESILGESGYQQKNLFVWNREGFENKLLDSQSDLRDHSVHIVGAGLTAYSVIDGQAFINEAGLKAYIGRVRGTGHGIKWSHQCTPREERERFMIASLEEFRFNRRRFAECFGEDMDQLFATQLRSFSSRRLIEPEPGGYRLTPLGRAWASTMSIEFYGEPALREILGARLRHNYFGGMTTEEEFDLPLFAAYHPRQVLSGWNDFSIVLDFVGLLERQNPTWRRSMVAMLLGAVGRYGLPAIAWWCQTLLRQLGRHRSPAPGLQSPMPLGPSRPLVPISPRRRDSTEPDAPRRVRGR
- a CDS encoding FAD-dependent oxidoreductase; this translates as MNAFRTVIVGGGLAGMTAAHELVRQGMEVILIEAGPRLGGKAGADRFGDDYQEHGNHFFPAWYLNTRRLMDELGILGNLVDMTRLHQLRRGLYPHYQTLLLPTRLSCIPRNIFAAGHLPWSDSALLVFSFLDLACQGHCDDAELDDLSLDRFLATRSYGDSRVRRGADAMLVESIATPAGRFSASTMQSIVRCWLRYRVPMYSVLNADLQRGLIDPFERTLRALGCRIELDTRVDGLVRSGRSHGQARIDGVRASGKVIRGDVFVSALPSGVLSRIMDPELLEDARISGVTRLESVPMGAMTVYLRRPIAGLPPEHVILAESRYALSFIDVSQTWGGCPGSVLTLNIGDVASLIPLPHDQAAECVIDELRSFVSEIRATDVDRHHLRLNTDTPLLANSIGSWRHRATAGHTAIPNLFLAGDHCRSGVNVTSMEGAVASGLSVARAILAERGLPARREVLEPVPPPLGLLRGFRALLLPGMHLLGAWRQMRGAR
- a CDS encoding IS630 family transposase — encoded protein: MWKPARALRISEHDREVLEALVRSGKTAQRVVLRANIVLGAARGQSNNRLAQELAVSRPTILLWRDRYRRAGVDGLLKDAPRPGRRKRVGAQKVESILNATLNTTPRDATHWSTRTMARAQKVSAATVQRIWQAHGLRPHRVKTFKLSRDPEFVSKLRDVVGLYLNPPETAVVLCADEKSQIQALDRTAPVLPLRPGLPERQTHDYIRHGTTTLFAALNVLDGTVIGTCQPKHRHAEFMQFLDRIDRAVSRRLAIHLVLDNYGTHKHPEVKQWFAEHPRFHVHFVPTSSSWLNLVERWFAEISRKRIRRGTFRSVPQLILAIMEYTRENNRNPRPFIWTASAATIMRKIRHCKEASEAGH
- a CDS encoding NAD(P)H-binding protein is translated as MSTAAHSTTSTANSLRAGPVVTVLGGTGFVGGHLVHRLLQTNAVVRCSYRDPRNAQLIRRLGADPTYVDLLDPGSLATAIARSDVVVNLVTTIHRDRLRRTLYDGAANLRQALLSQGVHRVIQMDALVPQDIALTSDASYIYWKRRGALLLAEPPLVATTLHASIIFGRGDQHPSAIAAAMRYLRRAPVPRGPALMTLFQPVFVGDVVDQICDLILLSPAPRSSGINIVGPDVLSYAEIVEIVCDALGMPVATIHVPLVAARAALYCLSCCLSYSPLTEGLLDMIGIDSTASACFEAAGSETVTRVTSFRSTSDYLRDFGVDDIRAWLNGTPRSLHYFAHSSLAIRRG
- a CDS encoding ABC transporter ATP-binding protein; this encodes MTEPILVVDHVSKTYGSGNRLVEAIRDISCTVIKNELLLITGRSGSGKSTLLYIMGALESVSAGKVLYRGVPLPTTESELAMFRLRHVGFVFQSFQLIPTLTAAQNVAVPMLLRGVAWQVARDRSETLLHSVDLGGRSSFPAGELSGGECQRVAIARALANDPSIVLADEPTGNLDSRTGALVMDLLAGLCRERHCAVVVVSHDPTATRVASRVISLLDGRVVGTL
- a CDS encoding FtsX-like permease family protein; the protein is MAGIMFGVCGPIAVISVNHNMVRSFELTFATTAGKADLQVFAVGGEHVQWNLVDRIRKLPAVALAVPVVRGSGYLRAHGDVLPLQFYGIELPSDLGVREYHPKLGNLPTAIQDDWVLISSILHDKLDATPGSDIVLLSAAGRAESLRVQCVLSPIGLASLNDGAVAFVSLAKAQHLAGLGREVTAIDIVLRRAVNFDAARQTIQAILPPSTYVDKPTQRTRFVEDVLASFSLFAILSASVAVAAGAFVVYANVSVAGRRKRVQAGIVRALGGSRQFLQVIAWLDTIVISIIGSGLGGAAGIIAARLSSKVALQELAVLLDVSPQFDDRPCGVLLLAFGLGFFGSVSAAVVPIVTLLRVSPLSVLHKQLDAPMPHGRRSLRVAIAVFAVSLICFICILRYSALLPRWLEVDIGAAALVGGATAVWIASTSFIESVAGVLGASVTDKHGAIAELTLTNLRANPGRYAATVSVFAICIGFVVGHACFEASFSAYLRNWMERSLGWDVRIGRGVTGPVTAQRPFDQGAIARAVAAATKSLVSPQTFVEAATVDGDPILLSVFVMLDLPKYAALPILKGSKDAFQRVTEEVGVIAPSSTARQYALTAGSTITIRTSLGPRTVPIVAVVDSFSPLPELYVDRTFLDRYFPNLRDRVDFVVVKFNGGDRLESVVAALSDADQLDGELQIQELDEFRRTETRKVEALLGQIRALTMCCLLVACLALGNCITLSILDRKRELATLRAIGASPARVFLIILADGSLVGLIGLGCGVAIGLGLGLALIQLCVAYSGLQIVPVFPYIRIGFTICATAGSALLAVALPAFHGVAGLGSPDLRDE